A genomic region of Paramormyrops kingsleyae isolate MSU_618 chromosome 19, PKINGS_0.4, whole genome shotgun sequence contains the following coding sequences:
- the znf770 gene encoding uncharacterized protein znf770, protein MIHQCSICLKRFQFASKLQRHHLTHTGHRPFTCPICGKAFRQTAHLKTHQEIHAKQGPLTHEMQLANESTSITLLSQGTQDGSALLAGSTLQSHEQKDSTEAAEPVTAVTVKQSELCWIPATDWKPSDWTPQNHVLQEQQCNSTDPTDCKAHQCDICLKWFASVLQLHKHSFIHRRQKSAEAVKRKAKLWSDAGDLPLDSMDSGPAFEREFPLNCPKSQIKHQCPECPKSFSSPSKLRRHCLIHTGQRPFACLECGGTFRQLAHLKTHQQTHRKAWRSSNHSGEQMGECSQNLEALADGLSQPEVTDCKSTFNISAQPEKQNQINSDILCSNECTLTVPQTRALLLKNQGSEEDHATLTLTTDIKTETGPARGPAKVDVKDSKCSLTDVTMGPIQGRKYSLNFSQYNDPRKHKNEHRNEDEPQGENEGENAENLLLASSDSLAEEEMVNGPDHNQTATSPDDVAALAMQLELNIMVKSENLDIHPDVPMAEPEGPVVAKQRGPRACAEKVKKSHQCTMCLRRFPAPSKLRRHILVHTGQRPFSCHVCGKRFRQLTHVKLHVRTHTSPRRVQLKKVSTNCGSLSFSQGKGDRAASFTTPTQNAPLEKHVSAKFRSESHLEMSAAEKVPMESDLVRDGVLQSIVDKSHRRHQCLLCSKFFPSPYKLKRHILIHTGQKPFQCICCGKTFRQAVHLKVHQQTHCRLRLFKGALQQKFLNLIRSATRGRSHGRHVISQEEDSLAILPSHAELTQTPRRSGEPIMDNGTSAGKKINEEKFKSSFVSLKSTHGKTRAYECPFCLKCFSAPSKLARHNLIHTGQRPFQCPICHRAFRQSSHLKAHHSVHVRRRPIHQRQAVRWGGNRVNETLGNNAVAETSITDCEIPDLLNPTLGTQAEEATTENKLHELLDSEGRSIPKWSYHYSCERRLDSPYKFQRPYLTHQGHGPFNSLCSRKFRLSAHLRRHQRTHFKPPSPILPAESRRSSKPHALPCLDYSQQGAPTDFTLPEYSLPYEGNLQTQNTQFCKQSFTKEECEYNRVGLAVPDHGLADGATAEDIPAEALPPVTQCVPSRRGHSVGEAAGEFWVASPYPGSSTSDHVPTHGPLSLDPSDVSMVKTKRTREYQCSVCQKNFDSPSKLSRHFLIHTGLKPFRCSFCGKAFRQLCHLRTHQQIHKGARRSSPPLGVGNVQDHLVSGLPDSGSVGEMNLPGSVGPLEEKGDHTWFPCHTSQPQEQDHCFSLGGQKEKSLVLTGQVCEVNGIDLDAHDYETVNGVMLDGGPVGMELSVMQYPAEKPRECIQSISDKWGQQNSMSEPSFFSTTYMVQGSEITSIDMASVEGKTNLTQHSDLSVQSCEQGSDNCSAMDSPNLAGDLNTTSAGMAIELGHTVDENFIQRKTRHECPECQRSFSSPSKLKRHYLIHAGEKPFRCTICGKDFRQAVHLKFHQRVHTHGPAHSGIFQPETAGPKAEGEGIWQPYAAEPGSSALPECAAQEDLPEEAQEVSEGWCEPLSETFCCEKCDLTFFTETELQLHQCAHRSSTSTRSSSETRSCEKCDSTFFTETELQLHECAHRSSTSTRSSRSYQCAVCFKNFEAPSKLKRHYVIHTGQRPFQCSLCGKTFTQSGHLKTHQLVHK, encoded by the coding sequence ATGATACATCAGTGCTCCATCTGTTTGAAGCGATTTCAGTTTGCTTCTAAGCTTCAGAGGCATCACCTGACCCACACGGGTCACAGACCTTTTACCTGCCCAATATGTGGGAAGGCCTTCCGACAGACTGCACACCTCAAGACACACCAGGAGATCCACGCGAAACAGGGACCCCTCACACATGAAATGCAGCTGGCCAATGAGAGCACGTCCATTACCTTGCTGTCTCAAGGAACCCAAGACGGCTCTGCACTGTTAGCAGGTTCTACTCTGCAGTCACATGAGCAGAAAGATTCAACAGAGGCTGCAGAGCCAGTGACAGCAGTCACAGTCAAGCAATCAGAACTATGCTGGATCCCTGCTACGGACTGGAAGCCGTCTGACTGGACACCACAGAACCATGTCCTTCAAGAGCAGCAGTGTAACTCCACTGACCCGACTGACTGCAAAGCTCACCAATGTGACATCTGCCTGAAGTGGTTTGCCTCTGTTCTCCAACTTCACAAGCACAGCTTCATCCACAGGCGACAGAAATCAGCCGAGGCTGTAAAACGAAAAGCAAAACTCTGGTCGGATGCTGGAGATCTGCCTTTAGACTCGATGGACTCAGGTCCAGCCTTCGAGAGGGAATTCCCACTGAACTGTCCCAAAAGTCAAATAAAGCACCAGTGCCCCGAGTGTCCAAAGTCCTTCAGCTCCCCCTCCAAGCTGAGGAGAcactgtctcatccatactggTCAGAGGCCCTTCGCCTGTTTGGAATGTGGTGGCACCTTCAGGCAACTTGCACATCTAAAGACCCATCAGCAAACTCATAGGAAAGCATGGAGAAGCAGTAACCACTCAGGTGAACAAATGGGTGAGTGTTCACAGAACCTTGAAGCCTTGGCTGATGGACTCAGCCAGCCTGAAGTTACTGACTGTAAGTCCACCTTTAATATTTCAGCACAACCTGAAAAGCAAAACCAAATCAATTCTGATATTCTGTGCAGTAATGAATGCACTTTGACGGTACCACAAACACGGGCGTTGTTGCTGAAGAACCAGGGGAGTGAAGAGGACCATGCGACCCTAACACTTACTACTGACATAAAAACAGAAACGGGACCTGCAAGAGGACCTGCAAAAGTGGATGTTAAGGACTCTAAATGTTCTTTGACTGATGTAACAATGGGACCCATCCAGGGCAGGAAATACAGCTTAAATTTTTCTCAGTATAATGATCCGAGGAAGCACAAGAATGAACACAGAAATGAAGATGAGCCTCAGGGTGAGAATGAAGGTGAAAATGCAGAAAATTTACTGCTGGCATCTAGTGACTCACTCGCCGAAGAGGAAATGGTTAATGGCCCAGACCATAACCAGACGGCGACCTCACCTGATGACGTGGCAGCTCTCGCCATGCAGCTCGAGCTGAACATCATGGTGAAGTCGGAAAACCTGGATATTCATCCCGACGTTCCGATGGCGGAGCCCGAGGGACCAGTGGTGGCCAAGCAACGTGGACCAAGGGCTTGTGCGGAAAAAGTGAAGAAGAGCCACCAGTGCACCATGTGCCTCAGGCGCTTCCCCGCTCCATCCAAACTACGGAGGCACATTCTGGTTCACACAGGACAGAGGCCTTTCAGTTGTCACGTGTGCGGTAAGAGGTTCCGCCAGCTGACTCACGTAAAACTTCACGTTCGTACCCACACCTCCCCCCGACGTGTCCAGTTAAAAAAGGTCAGCACTAACTGCGGCTCGCTTTCCTTTTCGCAAGGCAAAGGTGATCGTGCGGCTTCTTTCACCACACCAACCCAGAATGCCCCTTTGGAAAAACATGTGTCAGCAAAGTTTAGATCAGAGAGTCATCTCGAGATGAGTGCTGCTGAAAAAGTACCTATGGAAAGTGATCTTGTCAGGGATGGAGTTTTGCAATCTATTGTAGATAAAAGCCATAGGAGGCATCAGTGTTTGCTTTGTTCAAAATTCTTTCCAAGCCCTTACAAACTGAAGAGGCATATCCTGATACACACAGGTCAGAAGCCGTTCCAGTGCATCTGCTGTGGAAAGACTTTCAGGCAAGCAGTGCACTTAAAGGTACACCAGCAGACCCACTGCAGGCTGAGGTTATTTAAAGGTGCCCTTCAGCAGAAGTTTTTGAACTTGATTAGGTCTGCCACCAGAGGGCGCAGTCATGGCAGACATGTCATCTCCCAAGAAGAGGACTCCTTGGCGATTTTGCCATCACATGCAGAGCTGACGCAGACCCCTAGACGGTCTGGGGAACCAATCATGGATAATGGGACTAGTGCTGGAAAAAAGATCAATGAAGAGAAGTTTAAGAGTTCATTTGTAAGCCTCAAGAGCACTCATGGTAAAACAAGGGCATATGAATGCCCCTTCTGCTTGAAGTGTTTCAGTGCACCATCCAAGCTTGCAAGACATAATCTTATTCATACAGGCCAGAGGCCTTTCCAGTGCCCAATTTGTCATCGAGCCTTCAGGCAGTCATCCCATTTAAAAGCTCACCATAGCGTTCATGTCCGGAGGAGGCCCATCCACCAGAGGCAGGCTGTCCGCTGGGGGGGGAACAGAGTAAATGAGACTCTGGGGAATAATGCTGTGGCAGAAACCAGCATCACTGACTGTGAAATTCCAGATCTCCTAAATCCTACCTTGGGAACCCAGGCTGAGGAGGCAACCACAGAGAACAAGCTGCATGAACTCCTGGATTCAGAAGGGAGAAGCATCCCCAAATGGAGCTACCATTACTCCTGCGAGAGACGCCTCGACTCACCTTACAAGTTCCAAAGGCCTTACCTCACTCACCAAGGCCACGGGCCCTTCAACTCTCTCTGCAGTCGGAAGTTCCGACTTTCAGCACACCTGAGAAGACACCAACGGACTCACTTCAAGCCACCGAGCCCTATTCTGCCAGCAGAGTCACGCCGTTCAAGTAAGCCACATGCCCTGCCCTGTTTAGATTACAGTCAACAAGGAGCCCCCACAGATTTCACCCTCCCAGAGTATAGTCTCCCTTATGAAGGTAACCTACAAACCCAAAATACCCAATTCTGCAAGCAGTCCTTCACTAAAGAAGAGTGTGAGTATAATAGGGTAGGATTGGCTGTACCTGATCATGGATTAGCAGATGGGGCAACCGCAGAGGACATCCCTGCAGAAGCCCTGCCTCCTGTCACACAGTGTGTCCCTTCTAGACGTGGACATTCTGTTGGTGAAGCAGCCGGGGAGTTTTGGGTAGCTTCACCTTACCCGGGCAGCAGCACCTCAGACCATGTGCCGACTCATGGGCCATTGAGCTTGGATCCCTCCGATGTCTCTATGGTAAAGACTAAGAGAACTAGAGAGTACCAGTGCAGTGTTTGCCAGAAGAACTTCGACTCCCCCTCCAAGCTGTCACGGCACTTCCTTATTCACACAGGCTTGAAGCCGTTCAGGTGCTCTTTCTGTGGTAAGGCTTTTCGGCAACTTTGCCACCTTCGAACTCACCAACAGATCCACAAGGGAGCGAGACGCAGCAGTCCTCCGCTAGGGGTTGGGAATGTCCAGGATCATTTAGTCAGTGGTCTTCCAGATAGCGGCTCTGTTGGTGAAATGAACTTACCAGGTTCTGTTGGCCCCCTGGAGGAGAAAGGGGACCATACATGGTTTCCTTGCCACACTTCACAGCCCCAAGAACAGGACCACTGCTTTTCTCTTGGTGGCCAAAAGGAAAAATCTCTGGTCCTCACAGGGCAAGTTTGTGAGGTTAATGGAATAGACTTGGATGCACATGACTATGAAACAGTTAATGGTGTTATGTTAGATGGTGGTCCTGTAGGGATGGAACTTTCAGTTATGCAATATCCTGCAGAAAAACCCAGAGAGTGTATTCAGTCCATATCAGATAAATGGGGTCAGCAAAATTCCATGTCTGAGCCATCATTCTTCTCCACCACATACATGGTTCAAGGAAGTGAGATCACATCAATTGACATGGCCTCAGTGGAAGGGAAGACCAATCTGACTCAGCATTCTGACCTCAGTGTCCAATCCTGTGAACAGGGTTCTGACAACTGCTCAGCTATGGACAGCCCAAACCTTGCAGGGGACCTGAATACGACGTCGGCTGGAATGGCAATAGAACTTGGCCATACAGTCGATGAGAATTTCATCCAAAGAAAGACGAGGCACGAGTGTCCCGAATGTCAGAGATCCTTTTCTTCCCCCTCCAAACTGAAAAGGCACTACCTAATTCACGCTGGGGAGAAGCCTTTCAGGTGCACTATCTGTGGGAAGGATTTCAGGCAGGCCGTGCACCTCAAGTTCCACCAGCGAGTTCACACACACGGCCCAGCCCACTCTGGAATCTTCCAACCTGAAACGGCGGGCCCTAAAGCTGAGGGGGAGGGTATCTGGCAGCCATATGCCGCGGAGCCTGGCTCCAGTGCTCTTCCTGAATGCGCAGCTCAGGAGGACTTGCCGGAGGAAGCCCAGGAGGTCTCAGAAGGCTGGTGCGAGCCTCTCAGCGAAACTTTCTGCTGTGAAAAGTGCGATTTGACCTTCTTCACAGAGACGGAACTCCAGCTCCACCAGTGCGCTCACCGAAGCAGCACGTCCACGAGGTCCTCCAGCGAAACTCGCAGCTGCGAGAAGTGTGACTCGACCTTCTTCACAGAGACGGAACTCCAGCTCCACGAGTGCGCTCACCGAAGCAGCACGTCCACGAGGTCCTCCCGCTCCTACCAGTGTGCCGTGTGCTTCAAGAACTTCGAGGCACCGTCCAAGCTCAAGAGACACTATGTCATCCACACAGGCCAGAGGCCCTTCCAATGTTCCCTCTGTGGGAAGACCTTCACCCAGTCTGGCCATTTAAAAACGCATCAGCTCGTTCATAAATAA